The window CGTTCACTCTCCCAAGGTGAATCGCCAGCTTTTGAAAATGGCGCAGCCGAATCTTTGCTACAGCTGCCACCTTGAAGTTAAGCCGGATTTCTCTAAGCCATTCCACCATCGCGTGAATGAAGGCCTGATTGCCTGCAGCGACTGCCACAACCAGCATGGCGGCTTTATGAAGCACCAGTTGCGTTCCACCGCCGCGCAAGACCAGGTCTGCTTCAACTGCCATACGGATAAGGCTGGTCCCTTTGCCTGGGAACATGCCCCCATCAAGACTGAAGGCTGCGTCGCCTGCCATACCCCCCACGGTTCGTCGAATCCGCGGCTGTTAAAGCGCAGCAATGTAAACCTGCTCTGCCTGGAGTGCCACACGCTCACGGTGGATGCGCCGGCTCCTGCGGCTCCATCGTTCCATAACCAGGCCCAGAAATATCAGGCCTGCACGATGTGTCACACGGCCATTCACGGCTCCAACTCAGACAGGGTGTTCTTCAAACCGTAAAACATAAAGGTGATGAGATGAATAGAAAATTGCATATTCCGGGTATGTGGCCATCGCGCCTTCTGTTGGTCGGAATGGGACTGTTTGGCCTTACACTTTTCGCGCAGACGCCAAGTGATCAGCCGGCGGCGACGCCGGCAATGCAGGCGGACAAAGACAAGAAGCCTGCGGCAACGGCAACGGCCAAGAAAGAAGATGAGGAGCATCGCCAGCCTGATCTTGGCGTGGCCGTGGATTCCGCCCGCAAATCCGATGTGCTGGCCACCTCAGTCACAACAGAGCACAATGAGGGTGAAAACGCCGGTCCGTGGGTCATCAAACAGTCTGCGGAATTTGGCGGACGCCTGACTGACTTTACCGGCAATCAGGGTACATGGGACACTTTCGTGAATCTGGGCACCGGTCCCCGGCTGCTGGAATATACCCTTGACCTGCATTCACCTGATCACAAGGGATTTCTCTTCGACGATCTTCTATTCAGCAACTTCGGCTATGGCGGCGATCCTAACAACCTGAGCCGGGTGCGCGCGCAGAAGGGAAAAACCTACAGTTTCAACGCAAGCTTCAGGCGCGATCAGAATATCTTCGATTATGACCTGTTCGCCAATCCGCTGAATCCGACTGCTCCGGGCAGCTCAGTCCCAATTGTCCCAATCGTGAACTCGCCGCATGAATTTCTCGTAACTCGCAGGATGAGCGATGCCAATCTCACGCTCTTCCCGGTCGGCAACATCAGGGTAAAACTGGGCTGGTCAAGAGTGGTGAATGAAGGCAACACTTTCAGCAGCGACCATCAGGGCACAGAAGCATTGCTATTTTCACCGACCTTGAATACTACCGATAATTATAATTTTGGAGTTTCTCTCCGCTTTATACCCAGGACCAGCATTAATTACGATCAGTTCTATACTTATTTTAAAGGCGACACGACCGCCAACCTGGCCGACCCAAGCCTGCAAAATCTGTTTGGCATTCCTAGTTTCACGCTGGCAGGCGGCATCCCAGTTAACTTAGGCATCCCTTACAACACAGGCGCGGGGCAACCATGCACCCCGACCGTGCTCGGCACCGGTTTTGCCAATCCAGCCTGCAACGGATACTTCAGCTACAGCCGTTTTGGACGCCTGCGCAATTCATTCCCTACCGAACAGTTCAGCTTCCAAAGTGAGTACTTCCACCATGTGGACCTCTCCGGAAGGTTGAACTATTCAGACGCCGAGGCCGATGATCCTTCAACGGCGGAATTATTTAATGGCCTTACCAGCCGCAATCGCGTGCGGGCTTTTTCTCTAACCGGCGGCGCCCTGGCAAAGCGTATTTCTCTGGCAGCAGATTTGGGTGCGACCATCCACGTAACCGACAAGTTCCGTATCGTGGACTCATTCCGGTATGACGGGTTCAGTATTCCGGGCAACTGGAGCCTGGTCACTTCTAACCTTATCGGCGCCACGCTTTTATCCAATCCTAATGTGTTCACGCCGGCCACCTGCCCACCGCCGTTTACCGCGGCAACGTGTCCGCAGCACAATTCCAGCTCCGCGGCTGACTTGATTGTGGACAGCCGCAATGATTTTCTGGGCCAGAAGCGGACATCCAATACCTTCCTTCTGGAATATGACTTCACCAAGCGCATTACCGCGCATGTTGGCTACCGCTTTGAGCGCAGGGAAATCACGCAAAGAGTGGACAACGTTCAGATCCAGACTTTCTATCCTGGACCCACAGCGGCCCTGGCCAACCGTGGCGCTTGCGCTCCGGCCATTGCCCATCCGCTGAATCCTGATGGCACATGCACCGTGGCTGTTCCCGCCGCGGACGTGGGAGAAGACTTCACCCAGATCAATGGAAGCACCGGGCTTGTCGGTTTTGCCGCCCGCACAGAGAAGTTCCGCTTGAGCAGTGATGTAGAGTTCTTCTCGGGAGACAATGTGTTCTTCCGTATCACGCCACGCCACTCGCAGGACTACCGCGTCCGCGCCGGTTACA is drawn from Terriglobia bacterium and contains these coding sequences:
- a CDS encoding DmsE family decaheme c-type cytochrome, encoding MSGKGLRLFILLVFLVGLVGLTNASPKKDKGTDTDKQGSQTKAKDLAESHKGVDPSQYVGAETCKTCHEQQAKGYDQGPHWKTELNKHKGVEFQGCEACHGPGKEHAESADPAKIIRFASLSREESSKRCLTCHEFGEEHANFLRSQHLKNNVGCVDCHSVHSPKVNRQLLKMAQPNLCYSCHLEVKPDFSKPFHHRVNEGLIACSDCHNQHGGFMKHQLRSTAAQDQVCFNCHTDKAGPFAWEHAPIKTEGCVACHTPHGSSNPRLLKRSNVNLLCLECHTLTVDAPAPAAPSFHNQAQKYQACTMCHTAIHGSNSDRVFFKP